In Acaryochloris marina S15, a single genomic region encodes these proteins:
- a CDS encoding SRPBCC family protein, with amino-acid sequence MTPHWLLKFNVWKRRQPSWSLVKSYEAISSASVDSIWRKVVDLADVSWHPLITSTNVPYGLVPKPGLIYQAVSRMVPLPFRIFVERVNPGELVSFRIIALPGVEERVVYRVESSICGTCVSYSVMMRGWLSPLVWSMMQRHAEKVAQRLAEAAENETLQSVSGYLPARKNTCFDF; translated from the coding sequence TTGACTCCTCACTGGTTGCTTAAGTTCAACGTCTGGAAGCGACGCCAACCCAGCTGGTCCTTGGTAAAAAGCTACGAAGCCATTAGCTCGGCATCCGTGGACTCGATTTGGCGAAAAGTGGTTGATTTAGCAGATGTATCTTGGCATCCTCTAATTACCAGCACCAATGTTCCTTATGGTTTAGTGCCAAAGCCCGGTTTGATCTATCAGGCGGTGAGTCGCATGGTGCCCTTACCGTTTCGAATTTTTGTTGAGCGGGTCAATCCAGGGGAACTCGTTAGTTTCCGCATTATTGCGTTACCAGGGGTTGAGGAACGAGTGGTGTATCGGGTAGAGTCCAGCATTTGTGGCACCTGTGTCTCTTATTCAGTGATGATGCGAGGCTGGTTATCCCCCTTAGTATGGTCAATGATGCAGAGACATGCAGAGAAAGTGGCCCAAAGGTTAGCAGAAGCAGCAGAGAATGAGACGTTGCAGTCTGTTTCTGGCTATCTACCCGCTCGGAAGAATACTTGCTTTGACTTTTAG